In Caretta caretta isolate rCarCar2 chromosome 4, rCarCar1.hap1, whole genome shotgun sequence, one genomic interval encodes:
- the SPATA4 gene encoding spermatogenesis-associated protein 4 isoform X1: MSYSHAPKRTGLPRAVLRWLQSLDLSFFPRNFRRDFSNGYLIAEIFSWYYPEDIHSHSYENGASLATKLSNWSQLGQFFSRRKLKPVQELIDGTIHCKPGAAEILVQDIYSMLTNGRIKNIQDEVDFTDHYYQEQLPMVARSTASKAIKNNIKLTEIMIEPNINKNRQKVNAIINMHMQQRLVEREENPKRFNIKPSLAERAVRRPAAVDPSGSVVNIKREKLSFISNRGRPEIRGKSGVHFKEIQVKQADRCSFTVDV; encoded by the exons ATGTCGTACTCGCACGCCCCCAAGCGCACGGGGCTGCCCCGCGCCGTGCTGAGGTGGCTGCAGAGCCTGGACCTGAGCTTCTTCCCCAGGAACTTCCGACG GGACTTCTCTAACGGCTACCTCATCGCCGAGATCTTCTCCTGGTATTACCCCGAGGACATCCACAGCCACAGCTACGAGAACGGCGCCTCGCTGGCCACCAAGCTCAGCAACTGGTCCCAGCTCGGCCAG tttttttccagaagaaaatTGAAGCCTGTCCAAGAACTAATAGATGGGACAATTCACTGTAAACCGGGAGCAGCAGAAATTTTGGTACAAGACATCTACTCAATGCTGACAAACGGACG aATTAAAAATATTCAGGATGAGGTTGACTTTACAGACCACTATTATCAGGAGCAGTTACCGATGGTTGCCAGGTCAACAGCTTCAAAGGCTATCAAGAACAACATTAAGCTAACAGAAATAATGATAGAGCCCAACATTAACAAAAATAGACAAAAGGTTAATGCTATCATCAATATGCATATGCAACAGAGACTGGTAGAGAGGGAAGAGAACCCAA AGCGGTTTAACATTAAACCAAGCTTGGCAGAGCGTGCAGTTCGTCGTCCAGCTGCTGTAGACCCCTCTGGGAGTGTGGTTAACAtcaagagagagaaactttcttTTATATCAA ACCGAGGACGTCCAGAAATCAGAGGCAAAAGTGGCGTTCATTTCAAAGAAATCCAGGTGAAACAAGCTGACAGATGCTCTTTTACTGTGGATGTATAA
- the SPATA4 gene encoding spermatogenesis-associated protein 4 isoform X2 — protein sequence MAAPWRSAPLPQVLIGRGRSPAEPCTLRGSLRTVPGAAAELRGDGAGGTDETSLTWPALVTCSRRRAVRMFFSRRKLKPVQELIDGTIHCKPGAAEILVQDIYSMLTNGRIKNIQDEVDFTDHYYQEQLPMVARSTASKAIKNNIKLTEIMIEPNINKNRQKVNAIINMHMQQRLVEREENPKRFNIKPSLAERAVRRPAAVDPSGSVVNIKREKLSFISNRGRPEIRGKSGVHFKEIQVKQADRCSFTVDV from the exons ATGGCGGCCCCTTGGcgctccgcccccctcccccaggtattGATTGGCCGCGGGAGGAGCCCGGCTGAGCCCTGCACGCTCCGCGGGTCCCTGCGGACAGTCCCGGGGGCCGCTGCCGAGCTCCGCGGGGATGGCGCTGGAGGAACGGACGAAACGTCACTCACCTGGCCAGCCCTGGTGACTTGTTCCCGGCGCCGGGCCGTGCGCAtg tttttttccagaagaaaatTGAAGCCTGTCCAAGAACTAATAGATGGGACAATTCACTGTAAACCGGGAGCAGCAGAAATTTTGGTACAAGACATCTACTCAATGCTGACAAACGGACG aATTAAAAATATTCAGGATGAGGTTGACTTTACAGACCACTATTATCAGGAGCAGTTACCGATGGTTGCCAGGTCAACAGCTTCAAAGGCTATCAAGAACAACATTAAGCTAACAGAAATAATGATAGAGCCCAACATTAACAAAAATAGACAAAAGGTTAATGCTATCATCAATATGCATATGCAACAGAGACTGGTAGAGAGGGAAGAGAACCCAA AGCGGTTTAACATTAAACCAAGCTTGGCAGAGCGTGCAGTTCGTCGTCCAGCTGCTGTAGACCCCTCTGGGAGTGTGGTTAACAtcaagagagagaaactttcttTTATATCAA ACCGAGGACGTCCAGAAATCAGAGGCAAAAGTGGCGTTCATTTCAAAGAAATCCAGGTGAAACAAGCTGACAGATGCTCTTTTACTGTGGATGTATAA